A part of Streptococcus porcinus genomic DNA contains:
- a CDS encoding DegV family protein — MSFFLLTDSTADLDPQWAEEHQVEVVGLSIECEGKIYSTVGSEALTSQDLLAMMKAGSKPTTSQINVGTFEEIFRRHAKNQDDLLYIAFSSVLSGTYQSALIAREMVLEEYPDAVIEIVDTLAAAGGEGYLSILAAEARDKGRSLQETKVMIEDILPRLRTYFLVDDLYHLMRGGRLSKSSAIIGSLASIKPILWINRAGSLVPIAKVRGRKKAINEIMNQVVGDIAHSTVIIGYSDDLESAQKLRDALLENPQISDVLIMPIGPVIAAHVGPNTLAAFAIGKEVR; from the coding sequence ATGTCATTTTTTTTATTAACAGATTCAACAGCTGATTTGGATCCTCAATGGGCTGAAGAGCATCAAGTTGAGGTTGTGGGACTAAGCATTGAATGTGAAGGGAAGATTTATTCAACTGTAGGATCGGAGGCTTTGACGAGCCAAGATCTGTTAGCTATGATGAAAGCCGGTAGCAAACCAACAACGAGTCAGATCAACGTCGGTACTTTTGAAGAAATTTTTCGTCGTCATGCTAAAAACCAAGATGACCTTCTCTATATTGCCTTTTCATCGGTACTTTCAGGAACTTATCAAAGTGCTCTTATAGCTCGTGAGATGGTCTTGGAAGAATATCCTGATGCGGTAATCGAGATTGTGGATACACTAGCGGCAGCTGGCGGGGAAGGGTATCTGTCAATTCTTGCAGCGGAAGCCAGAGATAAGGGGCGGAGTCTACAAGAAACCAAGGTTATGATTGAGGATATTCTACCTCGCCTTCGGACCTACTTTTTAGTGGATGACCTTTACCACCTCATGCGTGGTGGCCGCTTGTCAAAAAGCTCTGCTATTATAGGAAGCTTAGCAAGTATTAAACCAATTCTTTGGATTAATCGAGCAGGAAGCTTGGTGCCCATTGCAAAAGTCCGAGGGCGTAAAAAGGCTATTAATGAAATCATGAATCAAGTAGTTGGAGATATTGCTCATTCAACTGTTATCATTGGTTATTCTGATGATTTGGAATCTGCTCAGAAATTACGGGATGCTTTGCTAGAGAACCCTCAAATTAGCGATGTCTTAATTATGCCAATAGGCCCTGTTATTGCAGCTCACGTGGGCCCTAATACGCTAGCAGCATTTGCAATTGGTAAAGAAGTTCGATAA
- the cysE gene encoding serine O-acetyltransferase, which translates to MGWWKKSIDIVKELDPAARSSLEVILTYPGLKALAAHRVSHFLWRHGFKLLARMHSQFWRFLTHIEIHPGATIAAGVFIDHGAGLVIGETAEIEEGVMLYHGVTLGGTGKDWGKRHPTVRKGALISAHAQVIGPIEIGAGAKVGAAAVVLSDVPEDVTVVGVPAKVVRVHGQKDVLKIQSIEHRREESYYSSKL; encoded by the coding sequence ATGGGCTGGTGGAAAAAAAGTATTGATATTGTGAAAGAGTTAGACCCAGCTGCACGTAGCTCACTAGAAGTTATCCTAACTTATCCGGGATTAAAAGCTTTAGCGGCACACCGCGTTTCACATTTCTTATGGAGGCATGGCTTTAAATTATTGGCTCGAATGCACAGTCAGTTTTGGCGTTTTCTAACTCATATTGAAATTCATCCAGGAGCTACTATAGCGGCGGGTGTTTTTATTGACCATGGTGCTGGCTTAGTCATAGGTGAAACAGCAGAGATTGAAGAAGGTGTTATGCTTTATCATGGCGTTACTCTAGGTGGTACAGGCAAAGATTGGGGTAAACGCCATCCAACTGTCCGTAAAGGTGCCTTGATTTCTGCTCATGCTCAGGTTATAGGCCCTATTGAAATCGGAGCGGGTGCTAAAGTAGGAGCTGCAGCTGTAGTTCTATCTGATGTTCCAGAAGATGTGACAGTGGTTGGAGTACCGGCTAAGGTGGTTCGTGTTCATGGCCAAAAAGATGTGCTTAAAATTCAGTCAATTGAGCATCGACGTGAGGAATCTTATTACTCTTCAAAATTATAA
- a CDS encoding NYN domain-containing protein has protein sequence MKKKILLVDGYNMIAFWEETRQLFKTNQLDQARTVLLNKLNNYAHFEKIDIICVFDAQFVPGVRQRYDQYMISVIFTEEEETADSYIERTAAELNTVLNLVEVATSDLNEQWTIFSKGALRVPARELERRVNTVKSDLDQMSKTIEMKKPKLRPFEQGKMQELKDLMDDLDSGSFEK, from the coding sequence ATGAAGAAAAAAATACTCTTAGTTGACGGCTATAACATGATTGCTTTTTGGGAAGAAACGCGTCAACTCTTTAAAACTAATCAGTTAGATCAGGCCAGAACAGTTCTTTTAAATAAGCTCAACAACTACGCGCATTTTGAAAAAATTGATATTATCTGCGTTTTTGATGCACAATTTGTACCAGGGGTACGTCAACGCTATGATCAGTATATGATTTCTGTCATTTTTACTGAAGAAGAAGAAACAGCCGATTCTTATATTGAGCGGACAGCAGCAGAGCTCAATACTGTTCTTAACCTCGTTGAAGTAGCCACCAGTGATCTTAATGAACAGTGGACAATATTTTCAAAGGGAGCTCTACGAGTTCCAGCACGAGAGCTGGAAAGACGGGTTAATACCGTCAAATCAGATTTGGATCAAATGTCTAAAACGATCGAAATGAAAAAGCCAAAGCTTCGTCCTTTTGAACAGGGGAAGATGCAAGAGCTCAAAGACCTAATGGATGATTTAGATTCGGGAAGCTTCGAAAAATAG
- the rpsI gene encoding 30S ribosomal protein S9 yields MAQAQYAGTGRRKNAVARVRLLPGTGKITVNNKDVEEYIPHADLRLVINQPFAVTSTEGSYDVFVNVNGGGYGGQSGAIRHGIARALLQVDPDFRDSLKRAGLLTRDARMVERKKPGLKKARKASQFSKR; encoded by the coding sequence ATGGCACAAGCACAATATGCAGGAACTGGTCGTCGTAAAAACGCTGTTGCACGCGTTCGTTTACTTCCAGGAACTGGTAAAATCACAGTTAACAACAAAGATGTTGAAGAATACATCCCACATGCTGACTTACGTTTAGTTATCAACCAACCTTTCGCAGTAACATCTACTGAAGGTTCATATGATGTATTTGTAAACGTAAATGGTGGTGGTTATGGTGGGCAATCAGGAGCTATCCGTCATGGTATCGCTCGTGCATTGCTACAAGTAGACCCAGACTTCCGCGATTCATTAAAACGCGCTGGACTTCTTACACGTGACGCACGTATGGTAGAACGTAAAAAACCAGGTCTTAAAAAAGCCCGTAAAGCATCACAATTCTCAAAACGTTAA
- a CDS encoding alpha/beta fold hydrolase, with product MYYKTQTGNELYYEIHGHGYPIIFFHGNGQSLAYFEPQLHLASCYQLIMIDTLGHGKSGVLTQKMSFAQIAEEIHDLLNFLKLESYILVGHSDGANLAIAYENLFPERVEGLLLNAGNIRFIGLHCHYIFSISFKVIKLALESIFDPKKKNAYFVARLMMANQAIQSSLKSNTIPVFVLVG from the coding sequence ATGTACTATAAAACACAAACGGGGAATGAGCTTTATTACGAAATTCATGGGCATGGCTATCCCATTATTTTCTTTCATGGCAATGGTCAATCTCTTGCTTATTTTGAGCCACAATTGCATTTAGCAAGTTGCTATCAGTTGATTATGATTGATACTCTTGGGCATGGCAAGTCGGGAGTGCTCACCCAGAAAATGAGTTTTGCTCAAATAGCAGAGGAAATTCATGACTTATTGAATTTTCTGAAACTGGAGAGCTATATTTTAGTAGGTCACAGTGATGGAGCTAATTTAGCCATTGCATATGAAAATCTCTTTCCTGAGCGAGTAGAGGGATTGCTTCTAAATGCGGGGAATATTAGATTTATAGGATTACATTGTCATTATATTTTTAGTATTAGTTTCAAAGTGATAAAACTAGCTCTAGAGAGCATCTTTGACCCTAAAAAAAAGAATGCTTACTTTGTTGCTCGACTCATGATGGCAAATCAGGCCATTCAGTCGAGTCTTAAGTCTAATACAATCCCTGTCTTTGTTCTTGTTGGTTAA
- the rplM gene encoding 50S ribosomal protein L13, which produces MNKTTFMAKTGQVERKWYVVDATDVPLGRLSAVVASILRGKNKPTFTPHTDTGDFVIVINAEKVKLTGKKATDKIYYTHSMYPGGLKSISAGELRSKNAVRLIEKSVKGMLPHNTLGRAQGMKLKVFVGGEHTHAAQQPEVLDISGLI; this is translated from the coding sequence ATGAACAAAACAACTTTCATGGCTAAAACTGGCCAAGTTGAACGCAAATGGTACGTTGTTGACGCAACAGATGTACCTCTTGGACGTCTTTCTGCAGTAGTTGCTAGCATACTTCGCGGAAAAAACAAACCAACATTTACCCCACATACTGATACAGGTGATTTTGTAATTGTTATCAATGCTGAAAAAGTTAAATTAACTGGTAAAAAAGCAACTGATAAAATTTACTACACTCACTCAATGTACCCAGGTGGATTAAAATCAATCTCAGCAGGTGAACTTCGTTCTAAAAATGCTGTGCGTTTGATTGAAAAATCTGTAAAAGGCATGCTTCCACATAACACTCTTGGACGTGCACAAGGTATGAAATTGAAAGTCTTCGTTGGCGGTGAACACACTCACGCAGCACAACAACCAGAAGTACTTGACATCTCAGGACTTATCTAA
- a CDS encoding Mini-ribonuclease 3, whose product MTDIDVNLINGIALAFEGDAVYSYYIRKHLIFTGQTKPNQLHHLATRYVSAKAQASLAQKMLEAQLLTEKEEDIYRRGRNTNSHTKAKNADVVTYRMSTGFEALMGYLDMTDQKERLEALITWCIDEVEKTTEKES is encoded by the coding sequence GTGACTGATATTGATGTCAATCTCATTAACGGTATTGCATTAGCCTTTGAAGGGGATGCAGTTTATTCTTATTATATCCGTAAGCACTTGATTTTTACAGGTCAAACCAAACCTAATCAGTTACATCACTTAGCAACGCGTTATGTATCTGCAAAGGCACAGGCGAGTCTTGCTCAGAAAATGTTAGAAGCTCAGCTATTAACAGAAAAAGAAGAGGACATTTACCGACGTGGTCGCAATACTAATAGTCATACCAAGGCTAAAAATGCTGATGTGGTCACTTACCGCATGTCAACAGGGTTTGAAGCTCTTATGGGATATTTGGATATGACTGATCAAAAGGAACGTTTGGAAGCCCTGATTACTTGGTGCATTGACGAGGTCGAAAAGACGACGGAAAAAGAGAGTTAA
- a CDS encoding SdpI family protein yields the protein MKNKGFNKLLMIISFLVFLVTYYLTSSQYSSIVGLIYTLLITIQVLVFFNNSIKNSLRWLLTLVFVVIMILSIVNSNMVIDTKLSLFLLCSIIIFIGNLCSLIPYNPFIGIRIFSTRNDEGNWKATHNMLADLSIPVSCLILLLSNFLNMNTVVAISFTIWLILPIIYSIWIYPKKGGN from the coding sequence ATGAAAAATAAAGGATTTAATAAGTTATTGATGATAATAAGTTTTTTAGTTTTTCTTGTTACTTATTACTTAACTAGCAGTCAGTATTCTAGTATCGTAGGGTTGATTTATACTTTATTAATAACTATTCAGGTTTTAGTATTTTTTAATAATAGTATTAAGAATAGTTTACGTTGGCTATTGACACTAGTGTTTGTAGTAATTATGATTTTGAGTATTGTCAATTCCAACATGGTTATAGATACAAAGTTATCGTTATTCCTTTTATGCAGTATCATTATCTTTATTGGGAATTTATGCTCTCTTATTCCTTATAATCCGTTTATTGGGATAAGAATTTTTTCAACAAGAAATGATGAAGGAAACTGGAAAGCAACTCATAATATGTTAGCTGATTTAAGTATACCAGTTAGCTGTTTGATTTTGTTACTTTCTAACTTTTTGAATATGAATACTGTAGTAGCGATTTCATTTACTATATGGCTTATTTTGCCAATCATTTATTCTATATGGATTTATCCTAAAAAAGGAGGAAATTAA
- a CDS encoding GNAT family N-acetyltransferase: MDGLTIAYIQDILVRPEFQNKGLGSHLMEDIYQQLEGIRQIVLITDATSNTIAFYKANQLKMLDEYDCVGFMGLNDNI; this comes from the coding sequence ATGGATGGCTTGACTATTGCGTATATCCAAGATATTTTAGTAAGGCCTGAATTTCAGAACAAAGGGTTAGGCTCTCATCTCATGGAGGATATATATCAACAACTAGAAGGTATACGACAAATTGTATTAATAACAGATGCAACTTCCAACACGATTGCATTTTACAAAGCAAATCAATTAAAAATGCTTGATGAATACGACTGTGTGGGCTTTATGGGTTTAAATGATAATATTTAA
- a CDS encoding DUF2127 domain-containing protein, with the protein MRTRNNVELVDKSFKIMLFFKLAFAAGESIAGILLYFFKNETIHMFIAFLTSGEIAKNPNAFIASHLVQLGQLITVSGQRLAAIYLLLHGVLKLLTLFLLLRRKLWAYPLSILVFVGFIIYQLREFMVTHHYSMIALTLFDLILILLTYLEYKNLKGD; encoded by the coding sequence ATGAGAACTAGAAATAATGTAGAATTAGTTGATAAGAGCTTCAAAATCATGTTGTTTTTCAAGCTAGCTTTTGCTGCTGGTGAGTCAATTGCGGGGATACTTCTTTATTTTTTTAAAAATGAAACAATACACATGTTTATTGCTTTTTTAACTTCAGGAGAAATAGCTAAGAATCCAAATGCTTTTATTGCAAGTCATCTTGTACAACTGGGACAATTAATAACAGTTTCTGGTCAAAGGTTAGCAGCTATTTATCTCTTATTACATGGTGTATTGAAGCTTTTGACCTTGTTTCTCTTACTTCGGAGAAAGCTTTGGGCCTATCCTTTATCTATTTTAGTTTTTGTTGGTTTTATTATTTATCAATTAAGAGAATTTATGGTAACTCATCACTATAGTATGATTGCATTAACTCTTTTTGACCTTATTTTGATTTTATTAACTTACTTAGAATATAAAAATTTAAAAGGTGATTAA
- a CDS encoding ABC transporter transmembrane domain-containing protein — protein sequence MYLKLESNKIKQLTGILKSANIFYTVFSNSIRVVGCLILVFYINPLLSTICVFFLCLYIIWIIFIGEKIKSLTNRIQLSKEKIIQTSDNILYNILPIRIYSLFSNSYSKYYKSIEDNANFVKKLEIILTIFPLFRLLLFQLQHLFHYLWG from the coding sequence ATGTACCTTAAGTTAGAAAGTAACAAAATCAAACAGCTAACTGGTATACTTAAATCAGCTAACATATTTTATACCGTATTTTCAAATAGCATTAGGGTAGTAGGTTGCTTGATATTGGTATTTTATATTAATCCCTTACTAAGCACTATATGCGTGTTTTTCTTGTGTCTTTATATTATATGGATTATTTTTATTGGTGAAAAAATTAAATCACTGACTAATAGGATACAATTATCAAAAGAGAAAATAATACAGACTTCTGATAATATTCTTTATAATATCCTACCTATTCGGATATATAGTTTATTTTCAAATTCGTATTCTAAATATTATAAGTCTATTGAAGACAATGCTAATTTTGTAAAAAAACTAGAAATTATACTAACTATATTTCCATTGTTTCGGCTATTATTATTTCAATTGCAACATTTGTTCCATTATTTGTGGGGGTAG
- the rlmB gene encoding 23S rRNA (guanosine(2251)-2'-O)-methyltransferase RlmB — translation MKENDMIETNDMVYGVHAVTESLNANTGNKLYIQEDLRGKNVDTIKNLARDKKVSISWAPKKTLSDMTEGAVHQGFVLRVSAFAYSELETLIAKAEKEENPLILVLDGLTDPHNFGSILRTADATKVCGVVIPKHRAVGVTPVVAKTSTGAVEHVPIARVTNLSQTLDKLKEAGFWIFGTDMDGTPVQKWNTSGKLVLIIGSEGKGISTNIKKQVDEMITIPMDGHVQSLNAGVAAAVLMYEVFRHKL, via the coding sequence ATGAAAGAAAATGATATGATTGAAACTAATGACATGGTCTACGGGGTACATGCAGTAACCGAGAGCCTAAATGCTAATACTGGAAATAAACTTTACATTCAAGAAGATTTACGAGGGAAAAATGTAGATACTATCAAGAATCTAGCAAGAGACAAAAAAGTTTCCATCTCTTGGGCTCCTAAAAAAACCTTATCTGATATGACAGAAGGAGCTGTACACCAAGGGTTTGTACTTCGTGTCTCTGCCTTTGCCTACAGTGAATTGGAAACTCTTATTGCAAAAGCAGAGAAGGAAGAAAATCCATTAATATTAGTTCTAGATGGCTTAACAGACCCACATAACTTTGGTTCTATTTTGAGAACAGCAGATGCTACAAAAGTGTGTGGTGTAGTTATTCCCAAGCACCGTGCTGTCGGAGTAACACCAGTCGTTGCAAAAACATCAACAGGTGCGGTAGAACATGTTCCTATCGCTAGGGTCACTAATCTTAGCCAAACCTTGGACAAACTGAAGGAAGCCGGTTTTTGGATTTTTGGGACCGATATGGATGGGACGCCAGTTCAGAAATGGAATACATCAGGAAAGCTAGTTCTTATCATAGGTAGTGAGGGAAAAGGCATTTCAACTAATATCAAAAAACAAGTAGATGAAATGATTACGATTCCCATGGATGGTCATGTGCAGAGCTTGAATGCAGGTGTCGCAGCGGCTGTGCTGATGTATGAAGTTTTCCGCCATAAACTCTAG
- a CDS encoding ATP-binding cassette domain-containing protein yields the protein MWKNSFLQTLMRIVDFNGDIFLDDKLISNKEIEDINEDIVYVSNDLEFVEGSLSDNIFGDISINEILDLVCLTERLLKADDINSLDMETIQKNFSSGEIQKLKIARALMKTPKVLLLDEMFSHISQGDSDVILNGILNKFPHTIVIIVEHHYRSDYVSMVYKIKDLHLVKELI from the coding sequence ATGTGGAAAAACTCTTTTTTACAAACGCTTATGAGGATTGTTGATTTTAATGGAGATATCTTTTTAGATGATAAATTAATTTCAAATAAAGAAATAGAGGATATCAATGAAGACATAGTGTACGTGTCAAATGATTTAGAATTTGTAGAAGGCAGTCTCTCAGATAACATTTTTGGGGACATTTCCATTAATGAAATTTTGGATTTAGTTTGCTTGACCGAGCGTCTTTTGAAGGCGGATGATATTAATTCTCTAGATATGGAGACGATTCAAAAAAATTTCAGTTCGGGTGAAATTCAAAAATTGAAAATTGCTAGAGCATTAATGAAAACTCCTAAGGTGCTATTATTAGATGAGATGTTCTCGCATATTAGTCAAGGTGATTCTGATGTTATTTTGAATGGAATTCTGAATAAATTCCCTCACACAATAGTAATAATTGTTGAGCATCATTATCGTTCCGATTATGTTTCAATGGTTTATAAAATAAAGGATTTGCATTTAGTAAAAGAACTAATATAG
- a CDS encoding ATP-binding cassette domain-containing protein — translation MGVDLIKSSNLTVGDLVAFNAYTNMLCSPITLLIGTISTIKTTKIYENRIINLLDYLKQFYVEKKGKIENGFTDNFSLKVWSGEIYGGEKLLIKDINFACHSGDVVQIVGDNGCGKTLFYKRL, via the coding sequence GTGGGGGTAGATTTAATTAAATCATCTAATTTAACGGTAGGTGATTTAGTAGCTTTCAATGCTTATACGAATATGCTATGTAGTCCTATTACGCTTTTAATAGGTACTATATCTACAATAAAAACAACTAAAATATATGAAAATAGAATTATTAACTTGTTAGACTATTTAAAGCAATTTTATGTAGAGAAAAAAGGGAAAATAGAAAATGGTTTCACCGATAACTTTTCTCTAAAAGTATGGAGTGGAGAAATATACGGTGGAGAAAAATTACTGATTAAAGATATTAATTTTGCTTGCCATTCAGGAGATGTTGTTCAAATAGTAGGCGATAATGGATGTGGAAAAACTCTTTTTTACAAACGCTTATGA
- the cysS gene encoding cysteine--tRNA ligase codes for MIKIYDTMTRSLRDFVPLKENQISMYVCGPTVYNYIHIGNARSAVAFDTIRRYFEYSGYNVNYISNFTDVDDKIIKAAAESGISPKALADKFIEAFMADTKQLGIKPASQNPRVMDYMGEIIAFVQELIQKGFAYESAGDVYFRVTKSENYARLANKTLADLEVGASGRIDAEATLKEDPLDFALWKSAKPGEIFWDSPWSKGRPGWHIECSVMATEILGDTIDIHGGGADLEFPHHTNEIAQSEAKTGQRFANYWMHNGFVNVDNEKMSKSLGNFVTVHDMLESVDGQVLRFFLATQQYRKPINFTEKAIRDAEVNLKYLKNTYLLPLKTVSDTNRLFDFKKSFKEAMDDDFNAANGITVIFDFAKWINSGHYDQTIKTAFGEMLEVFGIVFQEEVIDSEVEALIAQRQTARAARDFAKADSIRDQLAAQGIKLLDTKDGVRWTRD; via the coding sequence ATGATCAAAATATATGATACAATGACCCGCAGTTTACGTGATTTTGTTCCCTTAAAGGAAAATCAAATCAGTATGTATGTCTGTGGACCAACTGTTTATAATTACATTCATATTGGGAATGCACGATCTGCTGTGGCCTTTGATACTATTCGTCGCTATTTTGAATATAGTGGCTATAATGTTAATTATATTTCCAACTTTACAGATGTAGATGATAAAATTATTAAAGCCGCTGCTGAATCGGGAATATCCCCTAAAGCTTTAGCTGATAAATTTATTGAAGCTTTTATGGCTGACACGAAACAATTAGGTATCAAACCTGCAAGTCAAAATCCAAGGGTTATGGATTATATGGGGGAAATTATTGCTTTTGTGCAAGAGCTTATTCAAAAAGGTTTTGCCTATGAATCAGCTGGAGATGTTTACTTCCGTGTTACCAAATCGGAGAATTATGCTCGGCTTGCCAATAAAACGCTAGCAGACCTTGAAGTAGGAGCTAGTGGCCGGATTGATGCTGAAGCGACTTTAAAGGAAGATCCGCTTGATTTTGCTCTTTGGAAATCGGCTAAGCCGGGGGAAATTTTCTGGGACAGCCCTTGGAGTAAAGGACGTCCAGGCTGGCATATTGAGTGCTCTGTTATGGCGACTGAGATTCTTGGTGATACTATTGATATTCACGGTGGCGGTGCAGATTTAGAGTTTCCTCACCATACTAATGAAATTGCCCAGTCAGAAGCTAAAACAGGCCAAAGATTTGCCAATTATTGGATGCACAATGGTTTTGTCAATGTGGATAATGAAAAGATGTCCAAGTCGCTTGGCAATTTTGTAACCGTGCATGATATGCTAGAATCAGTAGATGGTCAGGTGCTCCGCTTTTTCTTAGCAACACAACAATATCGAAAACCCATTAACTTTACTGAGAAAGCCATTCGTGATGCTGAAGTCAACCTTAAGTACTTAAAGAATACTTATCTACTTCCTCTTAAAACAGTGTCTGACACTAATCGCTTGTTTGATTTCAAAAAGTCTTTCAAAGAGGCTATGGACGATGATTTCAATGCTGCTAATGGTATAACGGTAATCTTTGATTTTGCTAAATGGATTAATTCTGGCCATTATGATCAAACCATTAAAACTGCTTTTGGAGAAATGTTAGAGGTTTTTGGTATTGTTTTTCAAGAAGAAGTTATAGACAGCGAAGTTGAAGCTTTGATTGCACAACGGCAAACAGCGCGTGCGGCACGTGATTTTGCTAAAGCTGATAGCATTCGTGATCAACTTGCTGCACAAGGGATAAAACTCTTGGATACAAAAGATGGTGTGAGGTGGACACGTGACTGA
- a CDS encoding SseB family protein yields MNEIDARLRAFINAPDNFLDGVGLVNAFHTIPVWAAKEPYAIEIEGIQVTPVFTDKEDMALFKEEQKSAQSHYWLERSAIAVLEEVIKSGVAGLVFNLKKKGDFGNSTIFKSSDMIQFINNYTAILNTVMSDSNQEADVMEKIYLVPAFVTVKSENTYDRFFPTMSTPEGKSYIPAFTNLESFAKWYNQEEFGGAFRKAQGVILTWKIADIYQPRNGENEIEESVGVAINPFDDQQILMDWTDIDI; encoded by the coding sequence ATGAATGAAATAGATGCACGCTTGCGAGCTTTTATCAATGCCCCGGATAACTTTTTAGATGGTGTGGGTTTAGTTAATGCTTTTCATACTATTCCAGTTTGGGCAGCTAAAGAACCCTATGCTATTGAAATTGAGGGTATCCAAGTGACGCCAGTATTCACTGATAAGGAAGATATGGCTCTTTTTAAAGAAGAGCAAAAAAGTGCACAGAGCCACTATTGGCTTGAACGCTCTGCTATCGCTGTTTTAGAAGAAGTTATAAAATCAGGTGTAGCGGGATTAGTCTTCAATTTGAAGAAAAAAGGTGATTTCGGTAATTCCACTATCTTTAAAAGCAGTGACATGATTCAATTCATTAATAATTACACGGCTATTTTGAATACCGTGATGAGTGATAGTAATCAAGAAGCTGATGTTATGGAAAAAATCTATTTAGTTCCAGCTTTTGTGACTGTTAAGAGTGAAAATACTTATGATCGCTTTTTTCCAACGATGTCAACACCAGAAGGAAAATCTTATATTCCAGCTTTTACAAATTTAGAAAGTTTTGCGAAGTGGTATAATCAAGAGGAATTTGGCGGAGCTTTCAGAAAAGCTCAAGGCGTTATTTTGACATGGAAGATTGCAGATATTTATCAGCCAAGGAATGGCGAAAATGAAATTGAAGAAAGTGTCGGAGTGGCCATTAATCCTTTTGATGACCAGCAAATATTAATGGACTGGACTGATATTGATATTTAA